A region of the Primulina eburnea isolate SZY01 chromosome 7, ASM2296580v1, whole genome shotgun sequence genome:
ATGGATCACTCTTTGACATCTTCTCCTGTCCTTCCTGCAAACCAGGAAGCATATCTACGCATGAAAATAACCAAATGTAATAGTGCAATTAGTAATATTTATAATGAGTGTCAGGGTAAAGTTAAAACAGTTCTACAAATACGTACGGTGAGACAATATTATAGGCTTGTTTTTTCTCTTGATGTCATCACAGTACTCCCTCGCAAGCACATTCACTTTACGTTGGTCCATGCCCAGTTGGCATATATCAGCCTATATAAACCACCAGTGTATAATCAGTGTTAAATATAGAATGAAAAATAATGTGGTCACAGTGATAAGTTACCAGAGAAACAGTACCACATGGAAAAGATCATCTACGCTAATGGAACCCGACCAATAAAACATTGTTAAAAAAATCATCATACACTGCATGTTGCTTTATATCCTTGCTTAGATAGAACTGGATTTCCAGGCGCAAAAAACTTATAGCTCAAGGTTCACACAAGCTAACAAATGAATTTATCAATATCTCAATTCTCAAACGGCGAAAACACTAGCTTAATATTGATTTTATGTCACTCTTAAGTCTTAACATAAATTGTTTGACCTCTAAGTGATTATCGTTATTCTCAATCATTACTTGTAAAAGAACAAATGATCTGCAATCCTTAAACCTCATGACTAAAATAATTCCTGGGGTGAAAATCAAACAATCAATTAAATTCAGGAGTCAGAAGTCTGAATTTTGGATTAAATTAGCAACAACTTGAAACTCAGGGCTGAGAATACACAATGAGACAACTTGGCTTTTaacttatattaattattaatccaTTCAACAAAGCATATACATAAAAAGTCACCTTGAGGAAAAAAATATCAGCACATTGCATGCATGGGTAGAATATCTGGGCAGCAGACAATTCATCTTGCTCAGAACGACCCATAATTTGACAACACCTATGTACGCCCCCAAAAAGACAACAAATCCGTTAATATTAATACATCCaaatatcaattaaaataaaaatagaaaaaatacCTCACAATCCTTGGAAGCTTGTTCCTCCGAGCTATATCCATTACAAGAGGCCAGTACTCATGAGCTCTGGAGTTGATCTCTTCAGAAGACCATATAAATTCTACCTGACCACTTTCAAGATTCATTCCTACAGCTTTCCATATCTCAATCAAATACTGTCCGATGACTTGAATTTTCTTCAAGTCACCACCCATTTTGTTGTTTAGCTGAGCAAACCAATCTGCAATCCAAATTTTCACTTTGCAGCCAGAAGAGGTCAGCTTATTGACATTGATGGCCTTCATGACTCCCTGTTCATAGATACATAACAGATATAGATAAACAATGATCTAAGTaagtttatttaaaatatgtcaAAGTACATCTTTATCTCATAGGAAAATGCACTCTGTAGTCTCTGAAAAATAATAAAGACAGCTCATACATTGTGTAAGTTACAGCCGTCTGAGAGAGAGCAAGGAACAATATTTAAACTTGATCAATTATAGATACTAAGAATGAAAAAGGCAGAAGCATAAAATACTATGCAACTATTTGCAGTTGCACAATCTGCACTTGTCAATGTGACATAAAATGGTATTCCGATGCCAACCATAAGACGGTAAAACAAAACTACCCATTATCAACCTCATAACATTATCAATCCTAGACATTCATTGGCGAGCAGAATAAAATGATTTTAACAATTTGCACGCCAGTCAATTGAGCCCACACCCACAGAAAAACACAACCAgaaaaatattatgaatttaAAAGCAGCCCAACATATCTACACTTGTCCAAATTACATATTCCATTCACTCACTTAGCTTGTCAATGTTCTATGCAAGAAACAACTTGACCACATCAAGTTTCAAGTTCCAACTGAGAAAAATTTCCAAGAAAATCCAAATTGGATTTCAGTCAAAATAAGACCATATAACAACAAAAAGCACCAATTTTTTTACTTGAACCAAGAAACCAATTGTAGATCACTACATTATCAGCTTTAGACTTGAAAAAAAGGGGAACTTTTCTGAAATTTAATACAGCTAGACGAAGTAAATGACCTGAGCAATGTGCATTCTGCCAGAGGGTTCAAAGCCATCGTAGCAAATGGGATTAGGCTTGTTAGCCAATAGTCTCTCCAACTCATCCTCCTGTATGCACTCTTCGCCAATGCTTCTTATCACATCGAACCTCTCCTTCACGCTCATTCTAACAATAATTTCATCAACAAATTCAAAAACCCATAAAATATACTCAAAAATTGATTTAACAACAATATGAATTCTAAAAACCATAAAGATATTTAAAGGTTATAAACATAAAGTCAGCATAAACTGCTACAAATCACTTGAAGGGGAACGAGAGAGATTTACCGGGATTGAGGAGAAATAGAGAGTGACTGAAGAGATTGAGAGGGAGGAGTTTCGCTACTGTGGCAATCGTCGTTCTCCATCGCAGACAATGACGGCAGGGTTTAGTAATTTCGGGAAGTTATGGCTCCTTCTATTGACGCGTGAATATCTTAAGCTTAATTCTTAGGTGGCGTTAGGGCTTTGGGctatatattgaaaatattttaatatattattatctttcgaaaaaaatataaatatattatagattactttt
Encoded here:
- the LOC140836589 gene encoding tyrosine--tRNA ligase 1, cytoplasmic-like, whose product is MENDDCHSSETPPSQSLQSLSISPQSRMSVKERFDVIRSIGEECIQEDELERLLANKPNPICYDGFEPSGRMHIAQGVMKAINVNKLTSSGCKVKIWIADWFAQLNNKMGGDLKKIQVIGQYLIEIWKAVGMNLESGQVEFIWSSEEINSRAHEYWPLVMDIARRNKLPRIVRCCQIMGRSEQDELSAAQIFYPCMQCADIFFLKADICQLGMDQRKVNVLAREYCDDIKRKNKPIILSHHMLPGLQEGQEKMSKSDPSSSIYMEDEEADVNLKIKKAFCPPKVVEKNPCMEYIKYIVFPWFNEFTIERKPENGGDKTFKRFKDLADDYENGDLHPGDLKPALSKAINRILQPVRDHFSNDPKAKELLKRVKGYRVTR